In the Bifidobacterium catenulatum PV20-2 genome, one interval contains:
- the serB gene encoding phosphoserine phosphatase SerB, whose protein sequence is MLEQESPNIAPTPTLSHPGLLVMDMDSTLIDEEVIDELGAAAGIGEQIASITARAMNGELDFREALQARVALLKDLPTSVFDDVYRRVHFTHGALDLIDALHAHDWKVGVVSGGFHEVVDCLAADAHLDFWIANRLEAANGRLTGRVLGDIVTKDVKLQSLHDWASHMGISMDQTVAVGDGANDLPMIHAAGLGVAFCAKPAVQADAPHRVSERDLTRILDFLR, encoded by the coding sequence ATGCTTGAACAAGAATCGCCGAACATCGCACCCACGCCCACCCTTTCTCATCCGGGTCTGCTGGTCATGGATATGGATTCCACGCTGATTGATGAGGAAGTCATCGACGAGTTGGGCGCCGCTGCTGGAATTGGTGAACAGATTGCGTCGATTACCGCGCGTGCGATGAATGGCGAACTTGATTTTCGTGAGGCATTGCAGGCTCGCGTCGCATTGCTGAAGGATTTGCCGACTTCGGTATTCGATGATGTATATCGTCGTGTGCATTTTACGCACGGTGCACTTGATTTGATTGATGCCTTGCATGCGCATGATTGGAAAGTCGGCGTGGTTTCCGGCGGCTTTCATGAAGTCGTGGATTGTCTTGCCGCCGACGCGCATCTTGATTTTTGGATTGCGAACCGTTTGGAAGCCGCGAATGGCCGTCTGACCGGCCGTGTGCTTGGCGATATTGTTACGAAAGATGTGAAGTTGCAGTCGCTGCATGATTGGGCTTCACACATGGGCATCAGTATGGATCAGACCGTTGCGGTTGGTGATGGGGCCAATGATCTGCCGATGATTCATGCCGCCGGGCTCGGTGTGGCGTTCTGCGCCAAGCCTGCGGTTCAGGCGGATGCTCCACATCGTGTGAGCGAACGCGATTTGACGCGGATTCTTGATTTTCTTCGTTGA
- the fmt gene encoding methionyl-tRNA formyltransferase codes for MLKVLFAGTPDVAVPSLELLAEDTEHFEVVAVLTRPDAPTGRGRKLVPNPVKQAALELGLPVIESDPSEETFISELAATGAQAAAVVAYGKILKQDVLDALPMGWYNLHFSLLPQWRGAAPVQRSIWAGEKVTGATVFRIVRAMDAGPILAQSTVEIGAHETAGELLNRLAEDGSRLLAASLQAMADDQIIPVEQPAGAYEIAQKITVEDAHIRFDIPVFAVDRQIRACTPNPGAWCELHANAEAEPTILHVLRAQSADMSNPNTPASLEPGQIAAGKKNVWVGTSSDPLELLEVKAQGKKAMRAADWARGAHLDGAYCK; via the coding sequence ATGCTGAAAGTGCTGTTTGCCGGTACTCCGGATGTTGCTGTGCCGTCGTTGGAGCTGCTGGCTGAAGACACCGAACATTTTGAAGTGGTCGCAGTACTCACCCGACCGGATGCGCCTACCGGTCGTGGACGCAAGTTGGTGCCGAATCCCGTGAAACAGGCCGCGCTTGAGCTTGGCCTGCCGGTGATCGAATCCGATCCGAGCGAGGAAACCTTCATTTCCGAACTGGCAGCCACCGGAGCTCAGGCTGCCGCAGTGGTGGCGTACGGCAAAATCCTGAAGCAAGATGTGCTCGACGCGTTGCCGATGGGCTGGTATAACCTGCATTTCTCGCTGCTTCCGCAGTGGCGCGGCGCGGCTCCTGTGCAGCGTTCCATTTGGGCCGGCGAAAAAGTGACTGGTGCCACGGTGTTCCGCATTGTGCGCGCCATGGATGCCGGTCCGATTCTGGCGCAATCCACCGTGGAAATCGGAGCGCACGAAACCGCCGGCGAGCTTCTGAACCGTCTTGCCGAAGATGGATCACGCCTGCTTGCCGCATCGTTGCAGGCCATGGCCGACGATCAGATCATTCCGGTGGAACAGCCTGCCGGCGCATATGAGATAGCTCAGAAGATCACCGTTGAAGACGCACATATTCGTTTCGACATTCCCGTGTTCGCGGTGGACCGTCAGATTCGTGCCTGCACACCCAATCCGGGCGCATGGTGCGAACTGCATGCCAACGCTGAAGCCGAACCGACCATACTGCACGTGCTTCGAGCACAGAGCGCCGATATGAGCAATCCCAACACGCCCGCTTCGCTTGAGCCGGGGCAGATTGCGGCCGGAAAGAAGAACGTATGGGTGGGCACTTCCTCAGATCCACTGGAATTGCTTGAAGTCAAAGCCCAAGGCAAAAAGGCCATGCGTGCCGCCGACTGGGCGAGAGGTGCTCATCTCGACGGAGCCTACTGCAAGTAA
- the dop gene encoding depupylase/deamidase Dop, translating into MSVRRIMGTETEYAVSAPKLGHYNPVQLSFDVVGAAANKRTKHIRWDYRQEDPVNDARGTRLERAAAHPDLLTDAPQLNITNVIAANGGRVYVDHAHPEYSSPETDDPFDAVLYDHAGDRIMRACARKASEQTGTAIVLHRNNVDGKGASWGTHENYMMLRSVPFDQVAKLMTAHFVARQIFTGSGRVGIGERSETTGYQLSQRADYFHMKVGLQTTFDRPIINTRDESHSTDEYRRLHVIVGDANRMDVPQALKLGTTSMLLWLLEHAEEAGLNMAEALGMTTLADPVHAMHEASHDLTLGAALPLEYGGETTAWQIEITLRSLVYAAAAVVYGTDTSGEPAWPDRSTRNIMAMWGQALADVAAIRHADDDTRLAMHGEASRVEWLLKWQLLEKLRRKIGSGWDDARIAAVDLKWAAIDPADSIFDRLRAQMERLVTDEQLEQASVEAPSATRAWLRAEIIRRFPEQVVAASWSHLTVRHRTIGDNTVENPMVSLDMSDPLKYGKSQCSGYCERVQDAASILEMLR; encoded by the coding sequence ATGAGCGTTCGTCGAATCATGGGCACGGAAACCGAATATGCGGTATCGGCGCCGAAACTTGGGCATTACAATCCCGTGCAATTGTCGTTCGACGTGGTTGGTGCCGCGGCAAACAAACGAACCAAACATATCCGCTGGGATTATCGGCAGGAAGACCCCGTCAACGACGCGCGAGGCACCAGACTGGAACGCGCCGCGGCACATCCCGACCTACTTACCGACGCGCCGCAACTCAACATCACCAACGTGATCGCAGCCAATGGCGGACGTGTGTATGTGGATCATGCGCATCCGGAATACTCGTCTCCCGAAACCGATGATCCTTTTGACGCCGTGCTCTATGATCATGCCGGAGACCGTATCATGCGCGCCTGCGCACGCAAAGCCAGCGAACAGACCGGCACTGCAATCGTGCTACATCGCAATAACGTCGACGGCAAAGGCGCAAGCTGGGGCACGCACGAAAACTACATGATGCTGCGTTCGGTGCCATTCGACCAGGTTGCGAAACTCATGACGGCCCATTTTGTGGCAAGGCAGATCTTCACGGGATCAGGTCGCGTCGGCATCGGCGAGCGGAGCGAAACCACCGGCTACCAGCTCAGCCAACGTGCCGACTACTTCCATATGAAAGTCGGTTTGCAGACCACGTTCGACAGGCCGATCATCAACACGCGGGACGAATCGCATAGCACCGACGAATATCGCAGACTGCATGTGATTGTCGGCGACGCAAACCGTATGGATGTGCCGCAAGCGCTGAAGCTCGGCACCACCAGCATGCTGCTCTGGCTGCTTGAACATGCCGAAGAGGCGGGATTGAACATGGCTGAGGCCTTGGGGATGACCACTCTCGCCGATCCGGTGCACGCCATGCATGAGGCGTCGCACGATCTTACATTGGGTGCCGCGTTGCCGCTGGAATACGGCGGCGAAACCACGGCATGGCAGATCGAAATCACATTACGTTCCCTGGTATATGCCGCCGCAGCCGTGGTGTATGGGACCGACACGTCTGGCGAACCGGCGTGGCCGGACCGTTCCACCCGCAACATCATGGCGATGTGGGGACAGGCGCTCGCCGATGTGGCGGCCATTCGCCATGCCGACGATGACACACGACTTGCGATGCATGGGGAAGCTTCCCGCGTCGAATGGCTGTTGAAATGGCAGTTGTTGGAGAAGCTGCGGCGCAAGATCGGCTCTGGCTGGGATGATGCGCGCATCGCGGCCGTCGACTTGAAATGGGCTGCGATCGATCCCGCCGATTCGATTTTCGATCGGCTGCGTGCCCAAATGGAACGTCTGGTCACGGACGAGCAGTTGGAACAGGCTTCGGTTGAAGCGCCATCGGCTACTCGTGCGTGGTTGCGTGCTGAGATTATTCGTCGTTTCCCTGAGCAGGTCGTGGCCGCATCGTGGTCTCATCTTACCGTGCGTCATCGAACGATTGGTGATAATACCGTGGAGAATCCGATGGTCTCATTGGATATGTCAGACCCTCTGAAATACGGCAAATCTCAATGTTCTGGCTATTGTGAACGTGTCCAAGATGCGGCGTCGATTTTGGAAATGTTACGGTGA
- the arc gene encoding proteasome ATPase: MFPRVGSGVCMDQRDDTLASLGEANDQLMAKNHALAKALNRATQELTKAKAQLNQLAGPPMTFATMVRVYSARTDEQGVQHASAEVVSGTRRMIVPVAANVQASRLEAGRTVLLNENMVVVLQADTDTLGAVRTVKQVIDDGRLLVADNGGNVTLVRRSGTLAKAVINVADRVTVDSSVRFALALVPPQNDADLVLEEVPDVTFADIGGLDEQIERIRDAVQMPFLHRELFERYDLKPPKGVLLYGPPGNGKTLIAKAVANALAEGAAGGRGVFLSVKGPELLNKFVGESERLIRMIFKRARERAAEGKPVIVFIDEMDSLLRTRGSGVSSDVETTIVPQFLAELDGVETLDNVMVIGASNRIDMIDPAVLRPGRLDVKIRVERPKAAQAAQIIRHYLTDDLPLVPGLDAKALIGVLVNDIYANDEHRHLCDVSDEHGQWHPVYLADVVSGAVLKNIVDRAKTHAVKISIEDGQPAAIGVDLLAKAVDEEFMETQDAVLDADPEQWSRINGLDAGHVTSIRPVA; encoded by the coding sequence ATGTTCCCGCGTGTTGGAAGTGGGGTTTGCATGGATCAGCGTGACGATACGTTGGCATCATTGGGCGAGGCCAACGATCAGTTGATGGCCAAGAACCATGCGCTGGCCAAGGCGTTGAACCGCGCCACTCAGGAGCTCACCAAAGCCAAGGCGCAACTGAACCAGTTGGCCGGGCCTCCCATGACCTTTGCCACCATGGTGCGTGTGTATTCCGCTCGAACGGACGAACAGGGTGTGCAGCATGCCAGCGCCGAGGTGGTTTCCGGTACGCGACGCATGATCGTGCCGGTTGCTGCGAATGTGCAGGCGTCCAGACTTGAGGCGGGGCGCACCGTGCTGCTCAACGAAAACATGGTGGTGGTTTTGCAAGCTGACACCGATACGTTGGGTGCGGTGCGTACGGTGAAGCAGGTTATTGATGATGGACGATTGCTGGTAGCCGACAATGGCGGCAATGTTACATTGGTCCGCCGTTCGGGCACGTTGGCGAAGGCTGTGATCAATGTGGCCGATCGTGTTACGGTCGATTCGTCCGTGCGATTCGCGCTTGCGCTGGTTCCCCCGCAGAATGACGCTGATCTGGTGCTTGAGGAAGTGCCGGATGTCACGTTTGCCGACATTGGCGGTTTGGACGAACAGATCGAACGTATTCGCGATGCTGTGCAAATGCCGTTCCTGCATCGTGAACTGTTTGAACGGTATGATTTGAAGCCACCGAAAGGTGTGTTGCTGTATGGGCCTCCAGGCAATGGCAAAACCCTGATCGCCAAAGCCGTAGCCAATGCGCTTGCCGAAGGTGCGGCCGGCGGCAGGGGCGTGTTCCTGTCGGTGAAGGGGCCGGAACTGCTCAATAAGTTCGTAGGTGAGTCGGAACGGTTGATCCGCATGATTTTCAAGCGTGCGCGCGAACGTGCCGCGGAAGGCAAGCCGGTGATTGTGTTCATCGACGAGATGGATTCGTTGCTGCGCACTCGTGGATCCGGAGTGTCATCGGATGTGGAAACCACCATTGTTCCGCAATTTTTGGCAGAACTTGACGGCGTGGAAACGCTTGACAATGTTATGGTGATCGGCGCGTCGAACCGTATCGACATGATTGATCCAGCCGTGCTTCGCCCTGGACGTTTGGACGTGAAGATTCGTGTGGAACGCCCGAAGGCGGCACAGGCGGCGCAAATCATCCGCCATTATCTGACCGATGACCTGCCGCTGGTGCCGGGATTGGATGCGAAGGCCCTAATTGGTGTGCTGGTCAACGACATTTATGCAAACGACGAACATCGGCATCTGTGTGATGTGAGTGATGAGCATGGCCAATGGCATCCGGTATATCTGGCAGATGTGGTGTCTGGAGCGGTGTTGAAGAACATTGTGGATCGTGCCAAAACCCACGCCGTGAAGATTTCCATCGAGGATGGCCAGCCCGCGGCGATTGGCGTCGACTTGCTGGCCAAAGCGGTCGACGAGGAATTCATGGAAACCCAAGATGCGGTGCTGGATGCCGATCCGGAGCAGTGGAGCCGCATCAACGGTTTGGATGCCGGACATGTGACCAGCATCCGTCCGGTGGCGTAA
- a CDS encoding inositol monophosphatase family protein: protein MELRQIALEVARILQDAGKHALNDQTNPHDMRKLEASEDCFHFTSNTDERLQQFISNRLTYVDVFDGFWQLRPEQCYPGQRYWCVGGIDGVINFARNMPEWTITVTLFEFNDQCSAQPILSVVHAPALGLTYLAVRGSGAIRIRKTPLGDKREKIIPSTTSSLDGSVVSFGMSPVSSESQRALDVVAKIAGRPADIKRVGPASLDLCKVADGTYDAYFEPHLHEWDVPAVSAGAVVIWEAQGHLTQWNGEGVHWRQENDVMATNGLITNDLSQYLA, encoded by the coding sequence ATGGAACTGAGGCAAATCGCCCTCGAAGTCGCTCGCATCCTGCAGGACGCAGGCAAGCATGCGTTGAACGACCAGACGAATCCGCACGACATGAGAAAACTGGAAGCATCCGAAGACTGCTTCCACTTCACTTCAAACACCGACGAGCGCCTGCAGCAGTTCATCAGCAACCGTCTGACCTATGTCGACGTGTTCGATGGCTTCTGGCAGCTGAGGCCGGAACAGTGCTATCCCGGCCAACGATACTGGTGTGTGGGCGGCATCGACGGCGTGATCAATTTCGCACGCAACATGCCGGAATGGACCATCACCGTGACATTATTCGAATTCAACGACCAGTGCTCCGCACAGCCGATCCTTTCGGTCGTGCACGCTCCGGCGCTGGGATTGACGTATCTTGCGGTGCGTGGATCCGGCGCGATCCGTATTCGCAAGACCCCATTGGGAGACAAACGCGAGAAAATCATTCCTTCCACCACGTCGTCCCTCGATGGTTCGGTGGTGAGTTTCGGCATGTCCCCGGTATCGTCCGAATCGCAGCGCGCGCTCGATGTGGTGGCGAAGATCGCCGGGCGACCTGCCGATATTAAACGTGTCGGCCCGGCGTCCCTTGATTTGTGCAAGGTGGCCGACGGTACGTACGACGCGTATTTCGAACCGCACTTGCATGAGTGGGACGTACCTGCCGTGTCTGCCGGTGCCGTGGTGATTTGGGAGGCACAAGGCCATCTGACCCAATGGAATGGCGAAGGCGTTCACTGGCGCCAGGAGAACGATGTGATGGCCACCAACGGCCTGATCACCAACGATCTGAGCCAGTATTTGGCATAG
- a CDS encoding ubiquitin-like protein Pup — MPQEFEQAQSASAGQEVGDIVKSAGMQVDGTTDALDAVLDDIESVLESNAEEYVGSFVQKGGE, encoded by the coding sequence ATGCCTCAGGAATTTGAACAGGCTCAATCCGCATCCGCAGGCCAAGAGGTGGGTGACATTGTCAAATCCGCCGGCATGCAAGTCGACGGAACCACTGATGCGTTGGATGCAGTGCTTGACGATATCGAATCGGTGCTCGAGTCCAATGCCGAGGAATATGTCGGTAGTTTCGTGCAAAAAGGCGGCGAGTGA
- a CDS encoding dioxygenase — protein MSDEQENTPEANGPKPIRIGKRSLFTPSEAVAVEQHSVTPHVSRTRYGTARIEGRLSSPNARVPAVISQHCGGITVKGHTLKSFAYTTDAVIIRNTNANAILAVYPFTGEPVITQALLTVAQMPLFVGVGGGTTTGPRVAELAMVAEMQGAAGVVINAPAPAETIETTMLMVDIPVIATVTEDDETTECKILAGAAIINVAAGARTAQVVASIRMHHPEIPILASGGGSEERILATIEAGADAITWTPPSAQQLQSQMMAKYRGEA, from the coding sequence ATGAGCGACGAACAGGAGAATACTCCCGAGGCAAACGGCCCCAAACCAATTCGTATCGGCAAACGATCCCTGTTCACTCCCAGTGAGGCCGTGGCGGTGGAACAGCATTCCGTGACACCTCACGTGTCGCGCACCCGTTATGGAACCGCGCGTATCGAAGGTCGCCTCTCCTCCCCCAATGCACGAGTGCCCGCAGTCATATCGCAGCATTGCGGCGGCATCACAGTCAAAGGCCATACGCTCAAATCGTTCGCCTATACCACCGATGCCGTGATCATTCGCAACACCAATGCCAACGCCATTCTCGCCGTCTACCCGTTCACCGGCGAGCCGGTCATCACACAAGCGCTGCTCACCGTAGCCCAAATGCCGTTGTTCGTAGGCGTGGGCGGTGGCACCACCACAGGTCCACGTGTGGCCGAATTGGCCATGGTGGCCGAAATGCAAGGCGCGGCAGGCGTTGTCATCAATGCGCCCGCTCCTGCGGAAACCATCGAAACCACCATGCTGATGGTTGACATTCCAGTCATCGCCACAGTCACGGAAGACGATGAGACCACCGAATGCAAGATCCTTGCCGGCGCAGCCATCATCAATGTGGCGGCAGGCGCACGCACCGCTCAGGTTGTGGCAAGCATCCGCATGCATCATCCGGAAATCCCGATTCTCGCATCAGGAGGTGGTTCCGAAGAACGCATTCTCGCCACCATCGAAGCGGGTGCGGACGCCATTACATGGACGCCGCCAAGCGCGCAGCAGCTGCAATCGCAGATGATGGCGAAATACCGCGGCGAAGCCTGA
- a CDS encoding HU family DNA-binding protein, with protein sequence MAYNKSDLVSKIAQKSNLTKAQAEAAVNAFQDVFVEAMQSGEGLKLTGLFSAERVKRAARTGRNPRTGETIEIPATYGVRISAGSLLKKAVTK encoded by the coding sequence ATGGCATACAACAAGTCTGATCTCGTCTCGAAGATCGCTCAGAAGTCTAACCTGACCAAGGCACAGGCTGAGGCAGCTGTGAACGCTTTCCAGGACGTGTTCGTCGAGGCAATGCAGTCCGGCGAAGGCCTGAAGCTGACCGGCCTGTTCTCCGCTGAGCGCGTCAAGCGCGCCGCACGCACCGGACGCAACCCACGCACCGGCGAGACCATCGAGATCCCGGCAACCTACGGCGTTCGCATTTCCGCCGGCTCCCTGCTGAAGAAGGCTGTCACCAAGTAA
- the pafA gene encoding Pup--protein ligase, with amino-acid sequence MPQLRDSGNHSSSPLDAGTLREVHSFARIFGIETEYGVSVTGADAPCDASQTAMMMFQPIIASERSTNTYIENGSRLYLDVGSHPEYATSEACDPMDALAVDAAGELVMRDLAQDAQQRLRSTHGAHATVHVFKNNVDSAGHSFGCHENYLVRRFVPLEVIEHELLPFLITRQVFTGAGRVTESGFQITQRADFLDEAVSSATTRSRPMVNTRDEPHADPDAFRRLHVIIGDSNRSQWATMMKLATAHLVLCVIEQAGREGRESGFSRFAFADASAANRAVSRDMSGVTASFDMADGSTLQGGAVAMQERYLQAVEQFVDKHPEVASSLPRTDVHDVIRQWRNVLEIFRSGNVDALSDKVDWVCKRRLFEALRTRSGGNVAQRKLEQLDLDYHDVANGALYDSLLRRGTLHSLIGDRQAQEARTMPPADTRAALRGRFVSAAKAYGAQYSCDWTRLSLQTPQRMDMVLLDPFQCEGNEDFQAMLDALA; translated from the coding sequence ATGCCACAGCTGCGAGACAGCGGCAATCATTCCTCGTCTCCGCTTGATGCTGGAACGTTGCGTGAGGTTCATTCTTTCGCTCGTATTTTCGGCATTGAAACCGAATACGGCGTCAGTGTGACCGGCGCGGATGCGCCATGCGACGCCAGCCAGACGGCAATGATGATGTTCCAACCGATCATTGCCTCCGAGCGGTCGACCAATACGTATATTGAAAACGGTTCGCGACTGTATCTTGATGTCGGATCGCATCCCGAATACGCCACGTCCGAGGCCTGCGATCCCATGGATGCTCTGGCCGTGGATGCGGCTGGCGAACTGGTGATGCGCGACCTTGCGCAGGATGCCCAGCAGAGGCTTCGTTCCACTCATGGGGCGCATGCCACAGTGCATGTGTTCAAAAACAACGTGGATTCCGCGGGGCATTCTTTCGGCTGCCATGAAAACTACTTGGTACGCCGTTTTGTGCCGTTGGAAGTCATTGAACACGAATTGCTGCCGTTCCTTATCACACGTCAGGTGTTTACTGGCGCAGGCCGGGTGACGGAATCGGGTTTCCAGATCACGCAGCGTGCCGATTTTTTGGATGAGGCCGTTTCGTCTGCGACCACACGATCGCGCCCAATGGTCAACACTAGGGACGAGCCGCACGCCGATCCGGACGCTTTCCGGAGACTACATGTGATCATCGGCGATTCGAATCGTTCCCAATGGGCCACGATGATGAAGCTTGCCACCGCGCATCTGGTGTTGTGCGTCATCGAACAGGCGGGGCGTGAAGGGCGTGAGTCGGGATTCTCGCGTTTCGCATTCGCGGATGCCAGCGCCGCTAATCGTGCGGTCAGCCGCGATATGAGCGGTGTGACTGCTTCGTTCGACATGGCCGACGGATCGACGTTGCAGGGTGGTGCCGTAGCCATGCAGGAACGTTATCTGCAGGCCGTGGAACAGTTCGTGGATAAGCATCCGGAAGTGGCTTCGTCGTTGCCTCGCACCGATGTGCACGATGTGATTCGTCAGTGGCGCAATGTGTTGGAAATATTCCGTTCCGGCAATGTGGATGCCTTGAGCGACAAGGTGGACTGGGTGTGCAAGCGTCGCCTGTTCGAAGCGCTGCGTACCCGTTCCGGTGGGAATGTTGCACAGCGAAAACTGGAGCAACTGGATTTGGATTACCATGACGTGGCCAATGGTGCGTTATATGACTCGTTGCTTCGTCGTGGGACTTTGCACTCATTGATTGGCGATCGGCAGGCTCAGGAGGCCCGCACCATGCCTCCAGCAGATACGCGTGCCGCATTGCGTGGCAGGTTTGTCAGCGCGGCCAAGGCGTATGGGGCGCAGTATTCCTGCGATTGGACCAGATTGTCGTTGCAGACGCCGCAGAGGATGGACATGGTCTTGCTCGATCCATTTCAATGTGAAGGGAACGAGGATTTCCAAGCCATGCTTGATGCTTTGGCATAA
- a CDS encoding HAD family phosphatase — translation MKGWPGEPDMEYDVLMADGEAAANAGKPITDVIFDFGNVLIYWDPVAVMTPRYSDELIEQFLDNDISGFYDVNDELDYGMSNDDGVALMRERYGDKWADMLQYYLDNFVDSLTGVVPGARVLINDLKAAGVRVWGLSNWQKDLFPIALDNFDILRSLNDRVVSGYVSLRKPNKDIYEFALQQFGIDASGAVFVDDKAMNIVGANNAGIRGVRFKDSRALRALLIDAGVKIPAVRQA, via the coding sequence ATGAAGGGCTGGCCAGGAGAGCCTGACATGGAGTACGACGTGCTCATGGCAGACGGCGAAGCCGCGGCGAATGCGGGCAAACCGATTACCGATGTGATTTTCGATTTCGGCAATGTGCTCATCTACTGGGATCCGGTTGCCGTGATGACGCCACGGTATAGCGACGAGCTTATTGAGCAGTTCCTTGACAACGATATTTCCGGCTTTTATGACGTCAATGACGAGTTGGACTATGGCATGTCGAACGATGATGGTGTCGCCTTGATGCGTGAACGGTACGGAGACAAGTGGGCCGACATGCTGCAGTATTATCTCGACAATTTCGTTGACTCGCTGACCGGCGTGGTGCCGGGCGCCCGCGTGCTCATCAACGATTTGAAAGCTGCCGGCGTGCGTGTGTGGGGATTGAGCAACTGGCAGAAGGACCTGTTCCCGATCGCGCTTGATAATTTCGATATTCTGCGCAGTCTCAACGATCGTGTGGTTTCGGGGTACGTTTCCTTGCGCAAGCCCAACAAGGATATTTACGAGTTCGCGTTGCAGCAGTTCGGCATTGACGCTTCCGGCGCGGTATTCGTGGATGATAAGGCCATGAATATCGTAGGCGCGAACAATGCTGGCATTCGCGGCGTTCGATTCAAGGATTCGCGTGCGTTGCGTGCGTTGCTCATCGATGCAGGTGTGAAGATTCCTGCAGTGCGCCAGGCATAG